TGAAAAGCCTTTTCTATACATTGATACATGCACGTAATAACCTGGCAATGTTTTTTGGGCAGCTGTAGGGGGTCACGTTTCTCATAAATCTGTTGATTTGAAGTCCTTCGGTGACAGATTCGCACTTTTATTTAGGAAGGACTAACCCGGACGTGTTCTACTACTTCCGgtgaacacaaaaataaaacaaactgaaacaaatgTAGTCTCATACCAAAGTTTGAGCAGAGAACCTCTCTGTCATTTCTAAAGGAGTTTGTTAACAGACATTATCTGTTGGAATAAATCCTGCTGCTCAGGATGTTGGCCACAGGAGCGGTGAGTAAAGTTCACCGTTACCGGCAGACAtgagctagctagctagcagcGTGAGCTAACCTATATGAAAGCTAATCTGAATGCAGACAGCCTGGGGTGTAATGTTAGGGATGTGATGCAAAATCACACACTTCAGTTTGTTAAAATACAACTCAGTTACGCAGATTCAGAGTCTGTTTCTgagtttgtatatatatatatatatatatatatatatatatatatgtgtgtgtgtgtgtgtatatgtgtatatatatatgtatatatatatatatatatatatatatatatatatatatatatatatatatatacacacatcatgcacacacacacacacacacacacacacatatatatatacacatatatatatatatatataaatatgtgtgtgtgcacgcgcgCTTGTATGTTTCCTGTTCAACTTCTTTAACAGCACTCCTGCTCCGCTGCTCAGTaagttgttgttgctgtttccaGACCGTAACCACGGCGCTCGTGCAGGTTGACAGAGAGAAGATCTACCAGTGGATCAACGAGCTGTCCAGCCCGGAGACCAGGGAGAACGCTCTGCTGGAGCTCAGCAAGAAGAGGGAGTCGGTACCGGACCTGGCTCCCATGCTGTGGCACTCCTGTGGAACCATCGCAGCCCTCCTGCAGGTCAGACATGGACGGGGTCTCAACCAtttttctcattattattacaaCTTTATTGCATTTAAGATCATGTCACTTCCAGGAAATTGTCAACATCTATCCATCAATCAACCCCCCCACCCTGACAGCACACCAGTCCAACAGAGTCTGTAACGCTCTGGCTCTTCTACAGTGTGTGGCCTCCCATCCAGAGACAAGGTAACTGAACCGTTTTCTGTCTCAGGAGGAGTTTCTCACAACAAGTTGAAGTTAAAGTAAAGTTTCATGTTTACCGTACAGAGAGGAGAGGCTGCAGCTCCATCCGGATCTGCTCTGTCCTGTCCCATGAAACAATGAAGCAGCTGACGTTGTTCCTGACTTTTCTGCTCCACAGGTCAGCGTTCTTAACGGCACACATCCCGCTCTTCCTCTACCCATTTTTACACACAGTCAGCAAAACGCGGCCTTTTGAATACCTTCGCCTCACTAGTCTGGGAGTTATCGGTAAGACTTTCTGGTTCCAGTGAGTATCAAGCCGCTAGATGTGGAAATTTTCCCAGCTGACCTCCGTGTGTCGACTCTTTGTAGGTGCTTTAGTGAAAACCGATGAACAAGAAGTGATCAACTTCTTGTTGACCACAGAGATAATTCCTTTGTGCCTTCGCATCATGGAGTCTGGAAGTGAACTCTCCAAAACGGTAATTTTAGTTACACATGTCTCttccatgaaataaaaatgtgggaGAAATTTGAAGGATGTGGAATGTTTGTTTTCCAGGTTGCTACCTTCATCCTACAGAAGATTCTCCTGGATGATACGGGGCTGGCTTACATCTGCCAAACATATGAGCGTTTCTCCCACGTCGCCATGATACTGGTAAGCCAGCTGTTTCCATTCAAGGATCATCAGGAGTTTTTTCCCACTCTCACTCTTTCTTCTCCCGTTCCAGGGAAAAATGGTCCTTCAGCTCTCCAAAGAGCCATCTGCACGCCTGTTGAAACACGTAGTACGATGTTATTTACGACTGTCGGATAATTCCAGGTATGTAAACACAGTCAGGGAGCAGGAACAAGTTTTACTTTGATTTGTGACAGAGCTTTCTTCTTCATCAGCCCCCATTTGTTGTGGTGAACCTCAGGGCAGTGTTGTGCAAGTTCATGCTTTTCATGAACTAGTTCACAgttcagttcattcagtttaaaatgaacagTTCACATTTATAGGTCACCGTTTCAATTTTAAACTAGTTTATAGTTCAGTTCATGTCAGTCTTTATAACCCTCGAAGTGGCAAAGGTGCAGTATTGCGGCTGCACCAGGCCATGTCTCCAGAACCAAGAAGAAaccatatatacacacattatacatacatatatatatatatatatatatatatatatatatatatatatatatatatatatatatatatatatatatatatatatacatacaggtgaaacaaaagaaaattacaatatcagcttatgaaaacctaaaaatcaaaatctcagaaaattattatattacatgaaatcaataaaaaaaaaaggatattgaATCCAGAAATGTGTGTCTGCAGAGTATAttcatgcatatgaactcagtacttggtttgaGCCCCTTCTACATAAAGAAGTGAAGAAACAAGATAGGAAAGTATTCAGAAAACCCACAATGATTGTTACACTTCCTTTGGCTCAGTGACTGATACATCTTTTACAATATACAAGTTCCTTCAGAGAAATTAATACTTAGAACCAGAAAGCTTTTgcaattttagtattttttaagtTACCAGTAGATGAAGGTCCATCACCATTCTGTGCATACAGTCTATGTCCGCTCTCTTTCAAGCTCAGTTTGTGTTATAATACAAGGTGTTTTGCACACCTgatcttattttattactttagaAATAGGAAGAAATTGAGACTTTCTTCACTAAAATTGGAGGCAGCCTTTTCAGTCTGCCAGAATCTGTCTCCTATAGCTTATATGATACCCTGAgattagttgtttttaatttgtagaTTACTCAGATAATTCATACTTATGACAATAAATATGAGGAAGTTTggtctttatttacaaaagttATACAGGGGGCACACATTCTGGCAGCCAGTGTGCCTCGGTCTACCAGAATCTGTGTCCCCTGGATAcgttttgtaaataaagaccCAACTTCCTTATATTAACTGCAGTAATTATGTTTGATTTATGGTATCTATAGTTCAAAACACATGTTGGTAGGATACAATATATAAAGCCTCATTACTGCAGCATACATGAGGAATTTATGTTTTCAATTACAAAAGTTAGACAGGGGGCACACATTCTGGCAGGCACAATTTCTCAGCCTGTCAGAAAGTGTACCCCCCGTCTAACTTTTGTAACTGAAGACATAAATGTCTCGTGTTTCCTGCAGATATTAGGTATGATCTAAAGTGTCAATAGTTAAAATCATCTGATgaataaatatacaatatactATAAAGGCAGGGGATACAGTTTCTGGCAGGCTGAGTAACGGTGCCTGCCAGAAAGTGTACCCCCTCCCTAACTTTTGTAATTGATGGCCAAACTTCCTTGTGTTTCTTGCAGATATTAGGTATGATCTGAAGTGtcactagaaaaaaataatctggtGAATAAATATACAATTAACTATAAAGGTGAGTGATGTGCCGCCAGAATTTGTATCCCCTGTCTAACCTTTGTAACTGAAAACATAAATTCCTCGTGTATGCTGCAGTAATGAGGCTTTATATAAGGAATGTAaagatgcaaacacatacagGTAGGATATAATATAAGCGCTACTGGCTGGGAATACAGATCATGGCGGACTTAGAACctggattttattttcataagcAACACATAATAACACATTGccctttttatgtttgtaaaaagaaaaatgaactaCTTTTTCAAGTTACTTTATAACAAAAAATGAAGAGCCTTAATCTTAATATatgctaaataaaaatgtgaaactacACATTATTTTTGAAGATTAAgggactggaaaaaaaaattctgatttcATTATCAATCCTgcatgctaaataaataaataaaaacacgcAATGTTTGCGCTTTAAAGAGAGCAAATGGCAGACTGTCCATTCATTAAGATGCAGGCCACTTCCAGGTACATACAATTAATAGATGGGCTTTTAAATCTTAGCCAAACATTGTACAAAGTGGTGTTGGGAAGGCTTAAGGTTACATGACTATCGTTTTAGTATTTTATG
This DNA window, taken from Melanotaenia boesemani isolate fMelBoe1 chromosome 24, fMelBoe1.pri, whole genome shotgun sequence, encodes the following:
- the cnot9 gene encoding CCR4-NOT transcription complex subunit 9; protein product: MLATGATVTTALVQVDREKIYQWINELSSPETRENALLELSKKRESVPDLAPMLWHSCGTIAALLQEIVNIYPSINPPTLTAHQSNRVCNALALLQCVASHPETRSAFLTAHIPLFLYPFLHTVSKTRPFEYLRLTSLGVIGALVKTDEQEVINFLLTTEIIPLCLRIMESGSELSKTVATFILQKILLDDTGLAYICQTYERFSHVAMILGKMVLQLSKEPSARLLKHVVRCYLRLSDNSRAREALRQCLPDQLKDTTFAQVLKDDTTTKRWLAQLVKNLQEGQVTDPRGIPLPQQ